A single Nicotiana tabacum cultivar K326 chromosome 5, ASM71507v2, whole genome shotgun sequence DNA region contains:
- the LOC107816034 gene encoding putative WRKY transcription factor 75: protein MENYQHILPNYSSSSSDQLSVMNMMNNNSQAKTTELTQDNKKSSGFLGLMASMEAPSSSVVTDHPNSIPYNPNDQNEVRSGKKNKVEKKIKKPRYAFQTRSQVDILDDGYRWRKYGQKAVKNNRFPRSYYRCTHQGCNVKKQVQRLSKDEGVVVTTYEGMHSHPIEKSTDNFEHILTQMQIYASF, encoded by the exons ATGGAGAATTATCAACATATTCTTCCAAATTACTCTTCTTCATCGTCTGATCAGTTGTCAGTAATGAATATGATGAACAACAATTCTCAAGCAAAAACAACTGAATTAACCCAAGACAATAAGAAATCGAGCGGGTTTTTGGGGCTAATGGCAAGCATGGAAGCTCCTAGCTCCAGTGTTGTTActgatcacccaaatagcattccGTATAACCCTAATGATCAGAACGAGGTGAGATCGGGTAAGAAGAATAAAGTTGAGAAGAAGATTAAAAAACCGAGATATGCTTTTCAAACAAGGAGTCAAGTGGATATTTTGGATGATGGTTATAGATGGAGGAAATACGGACAGAAGGCTGTCAAGAACAACAGATTCCCAAG AAGCTACTACCGATGCACGCATCAAGGATGTAACGTGAAGAAACAAGTACAAAGGCTGTCAAAGGATGAAGGAGTAGTAGTAACTACTTATGAAGGCATGCATTCACATCCCATTGAGAAGTCCACAGATAACTTTGAGCACATTTTGACTCAGATGCAAATCTATGCTTCCTTTTGA